TCAGGCCCTGTTTGGTTTCCAACTTGTTGTTGAATGTTGGGGCCGGTATCTTTCGCAGAATCTTTTTTCTCAACACCTGGCTTCTCGGTATCTTGGCTTGCTTTTGTTACAGTTGCAGCCGTTGCAGTTGATGTTGGGGCAGGTGCTGTTACAACCGCCATTGGAGCTGCGGAAGTACTTGCAAATGCCGGCGAGAGACCTACAATACCGGCCACACCTCCAACGACAACTGATAACGCGATAATTCCACTGGTTAATTTTTTCATTTCATGATTGCCTCCTTGTTTTGGAATATCTACAGTCTATCCGAGTTATATGAGAGGACCTTAATATGCGCATAAATAGGACATGAAAATTCCATTAGAATTTGATGAGACAAGGGATGCCGTTTCCATACATCCTATCCTTGCATCCCAGTAGATCTGATCGGACTCTCCAGAAAAACATTCCATGACACAAAAAACCCGGCATTGTGAAAATATGCCGGGTTTCCTGCGCAACAAGCAACAATGGATATAGAAGTTTTGAGTTCCTAAACGGATACCATGCTTACATTACCATATTTGCTCAGATGTCCATGTTTCAAGCGACTGGCTCCGTTGTGAAATGGAATCATTTATGGATGCTTTTCGTATGACCAGATCCACAATCTGATTCGCCGCAAAAGGTTTTTTCAGTCGTTTCATGTTTTTTTTCATCGTTTGCAAAATGTCCGCAGTTTCTGCCTGCAAAAGCGTATGCAAGTGATCTGACACCTGATTTCGTGTTTTGGCCAATAACGCAACTTGGGATTGAACCAAAAATTTAGAATTTTGTTGTTCTTGCCCTGGAATGGGTCGATACAGCAACATCGGCAGTTCCATCGCCAACGATTCTGAGACAGTCAAGCCGCCGGCCTTTGTAATGATCAGGTCAGATATCGCCATCAATTCGTTGATTTTATGAGTAAAGCCAAAAATCCTCGCCAGATTCGAAGCATCGTCGCTTCGTTTCTGGAAATGCGAGTAAAGTTTTTCATTGCGGCCACATACAATCAAAACTTGTATAGGACGCGCAAACTTTAACAATTCTTCACCAATGCTTGTAATGTCGCTTAAAACGCCATATGACCCACCCATGAGCAAGACAGTCGGCAGGTTCGGGTCCAATTTATATTTTTGTATGAGTTCCATTTTTTTTAAAGGAGCAGCAAAACTTGAACGTATCGGAATGCCTGTCACATAGATTTTTTGTTCCGAAACTCCCCTGGCAATAAGCCCGCGTCTTACGTACTCCGAGCCTACAAAATACATATCGGTAAACGGATGAATCCATTGATTGTGAATGGCATAATCCGTAATAACCGTTGCGGTCGGAACATTTGTCAATCCGCGCTCTTTTAATACGGACATGACGCCTGCAGGAGCCGGGAATGTGGAAATCACGATATCAGGCTTGAAGTCATGTATGTACTGCTCCAGTTCGTCGATGCCCAATTGATTGAGATACGTTTGTATGCGCGAAGATGACTTGAGTTTTCCCGTTCGATTATAAAAATAGCCATATAAAGACGGCGCATACCGCACGCTTTGAATTAAACAATACCGGGTAACGGAATTTAACAGCGGATTAACCATTTGCAAGTAGTCGACGATTTCAACTTGAATCGAAGAATCTGCCTGCATAAATGCTTCTTTCATTGCAAGTGCAGCTTGTTGGTGTCCCTCGCCGTATTCAGCGGAAAGTATTAATACTTTTCGTATTGTATGCATTACAATAGACACCTCGGTCGATCATAGATATATGAATATAGTATCCACGTTGCTCTATTACAATCAATCTTTATTGTTATGAATTATACAATAAAAAAGACGATGTCTAAACGCTTTTAGTTCATGAGTATGAAACTGTTTCGACAAAAATGCTTTGCAATAGAAAAGCCCCTGTATATAGGGGCTGCTGCTTTATTTTTTACGGCGTCTGCCTTTCCGCGGCTTGCGTTTCTGCAATTTCAGCTTGATCACGGTTTCCGTATTTGTATGTTTTGAAATCATGTCCGGTGTCAACTTTCCTTTTGCAGTAAACATCGAAAAATCAAAAGGTGTTTTAATTTCATCTTTTGCAACCAGCAGTTCCTGTGCCAACGCATCCTTATCCAGCACTTCTTTGATGTTGGCTTTTTTTGTTAATACTGCTTCTTCTCCTGTCGGCAAAGGAATAATCAGTTCTTCTTCTTCCAGTTCTTCAAAGATGCCTTCGATTTCTTCAAAAAGTGCTTTGTTTTCTTCGTTTCTTTCCCGGGCGATCTCTTTATTTTGAAAATACTTTTGGATTCTCTCCTCCAACAACAACTTGCTCAACCCATTCACTCCTTATAAAAACTCCTGATGTACCATGCACTAGTATAACATCCGTACCAAAGTCTGTTCAAAAGAAAGCTCGCCGAACAGAAGTTACGCATCCACATTAAAATACCGGGCATCCGGATGGGAAAATACCATGGCGGATACAGAAGCTTCCGGGTCCATCATATGACCGTCCGTCAACTGGATGCCGATATCTTGCGGCTGCAGCAAGCGGAACAGTTGTTCCTGATCTTCCAGATTAGGACATGCAGGATACCCGAAGGATACGCGAATTCCCTGATATTTGGCGATAAACCGTTCCCGCATGGTCATATCCGCCGGATCGGGGAAACCCCACATATCGCGAATCATGTGATGCACCCTTTCCGCGAACGCTTCCGCCAATTCCAATGCCAATGCCTGCAGTACATGCGAACGCAAATACTCCCCTGCCTCTTTCCATTTGGTAGAGAGTGCACGAATCCCGTGTCCTGTCGTCACCGCAAGGAATGCCACATAGTCCATGACGCCACTTTCTACAGGCCGTACGAAATCTGCCAGACAGAGATGCAAATCGTTTTCCTGACGGGGAAATGTGAATGTCTCCAAGATTTTTGAATGGTCCAGCGGATCATAGACATACACCGTTTCTCCTTTGGATTGTGCCGGGAAGAATCGATACATGCCATGTGCCTGGATAATTCTGTCCGTTCTCGCCTCTTGCAGCAGTTCATCGACCGTTTCCTTCAATTGCAAGATCTTCTCATCGCCTTCTGCCAGCTTCTTCTCCACATTGCCGCGATAACCGAGATGTTTTCCCAACAGCATTTGCAGATTCAAATACGGTTGCAAATAGGAAACCGGATAGTCGCGGATCACATGCCGTTCAAAATCAGGCGGCAAGAATACAGGCGCATCCCGGCGAACGGTCGAGACCCGTTCCTGTGTTGCGGCAGACGCAGGGACTGCTTTTTTCCCGGAATCCATCACATTGGATTGGCGGCTTTCCCGCAGCTGCTGAATCAATTGCTGGCGTTCTTCCCCATCGCTGAGACGATTGGCAATATCCAATCCATCCATGGCGTCCTTTGCATATACGACAAGCCCTTCGTATTGCGGTGCAATTTTTTGATCGGTAAATTTTTTCGTCAAAGCTGCCCCGCCGACCAGGATCGGCACGTCAATCCCGGCATTTTTTAAATCTTGCGCCGTCACAACCATCTGTTGGGCAGACTTGACCAATAAACCGGACAAGCCGATCATATCAGGTTTTTCCCGGCGATATGCCTCAATTAACTGTTCCGGCGGAACTTTGATGCCCAGATTAATGATCTGGTAGCCATTGTTGCCCAAAATAATCTCGACCAGATTCTTGCCGATATCATGTACGTCACCTTTTACAGTCGCCAACAGGATTCTTCCTTTGACCGCCGAGTCCGAACGTTCCATAAAAGGCTCCAAAAACGCCACTGACGCTTTCATCACTTCCGCGCTTTGCAGCACTTCTGCGACAATTAATTCATTGTTATTGAAAAGCCGCCCCACTTCTCCCATTCCGGCCATCAGAGGGCCGTTGATGATGTCTAATGGACTGTATTTTGACAATGCTTCGTTTAAATCGTCCAGGAGACCCTCTTTCGAACCTTCCACAACATAGTTGGCCAATCGTTCTTCCAATGACAGATTCGTGGCGACTTTCTTTTCCACAACTTTTTTATCCCGATAAAAAGCGGTAAAAGCGGCCAGTGTTTGATCATTTGTCGCAAACAGCAATTGTTCAGCCATTTGCCGCTCTTCTTCCGGTATGGATGCGAAACGCTCCAGTTTTTCCGCATTCACAATCGCATAGGAAAGTCCCGCTTTCGTGCAATGATAGAGGAACACGGCATTCAATACTTCCCGCCCGGCTGCCGGCAAGCCAAAGGATACATTGCTGACGCCGAGAATCGATTGACAATCGGGCAGCGCTTCTTTGATCAAACGAATGCCTTCCACCGTCTCCGTGGCAGAGCCGATATACGCTTCATCACCGGTACCGACCGGGAACACCAACGGATCGAAAATGATGTCTTGCGGGTGGATTCCATATTTGTGTACGAGCAGATCATAGGAACGTTTGGCGACTTCCAGCTTTCGTTCCCGCGTCACAGCCATTCCTTGTTCATCAATCGTGCCGACGACGACAGCAGCTCCGTATTTTTGGATCAGCGGACAGACTTTTTCGAACCGCTCTTCCCCGTCCTCCAAATTGATGGAATTGATAATCGCTTTTCCTTGGGAATGTTTTAGTCCTAATTCCAAGACTTCCGCATCCGTGGAGTCGATCATCAACGGCACTTTTACTTTATTCACCACATACTTCAGGAATTGGCGCATGTCGTTGATCTCGTCCCGATCCGGGTCTGCCAAGCAAACATCGATCACATGTGCTCCCTTTTTCACTTGTGCCCGGGCAATTTCAGCCGCTTCTTCAAATGACCCCTCTGCAATCAAGCGCCGAAATTTTTTCGATCCGATGACATTTGTCCGTTCGCCTACGATTAAAGGCCGATTGTCTTCTTCTATATACAATGGCTCAATCCCTGACACGACAGGCAGATGCCCTTGCGCCGGATTGCGCGGCTTATACTGGCGCAGCGTTTCCGCCATTGCCCGAATATGCTCCGGCGTCGTGCCGCAGCAGCCGCCGGCTACATTGATCCAGCCTTGCTCGGCAAATCCCGCCAGCTTCTTCGCCAGACTTGCCGGTGATTCGTGATAATGACCGTTCTCATCCGGCAGACCCGCATTTGGATAGCAACTGACGTGAGTGACTGCCAGATCTGACAGTGTCCGCAAATGATCTCTCATGAATTCCGGTCCCGTGGCGCAATTCAAACCCACGGAGATTGGCTGCAAATGCTCCAGCGAGATGTAAAACGCCTCGATGTTTTGGCCGGCCAATGTCGTTCCCATCGGTTCAATCGTTCCGGAAATCATGACGGGCACTTCTTTCTTCAGATCGGCAAACGCCCGGCGAATCCCGATCCCTGCCGCTTTGACATTCAGCATATCCTGCGCCGTCTCGACCAATAGGACATCCACCCCGCCTTGCATCAGCGCCTTGGCCTGGACAAAATAATTTTCTGCCAGTTCATCAAATGTGGTGCCGCCGGTGACAGACAACGTTTTTGTCGTAGGCCCCATGGAGCCGGCGACATAGCGTGGCCAATCGGACGTCGAGTACAAATCGGCCGCTTCCCGCGCCAGCCTTGCAGATTCGAAGTTTATTTCCCAGGCTTTGTCTTGCAACCCGTACTCGGCAAGCACAAGGGGTGTGCCGCCAAAGGAATTTGTTTCAATAATATCGGCACCGGCATCCAAATACTGTTCATGGATGCTGCGTATGACATCGGGTCTTGTAAGATTTAAATATTCATTGCATCCTTCATACTCTTCGCCGCCAAAATCTTCAGCCGTCAAATTTGCCTGCTGAAGCATTGTTCCCATGGCACCGTCCAAAATAAGGATTTTCTGTTTCATCTGTTCTTGAATGTCTGGTTTCCCCACTCGTCTCAACCTTCTCTCTTGATTCACTCCAAATGTGAACAATTCTCAACAATCTTTTCTATAATTCTATCAATTTCATCACAAAAAAAACAGGCAATGTTTTTTTCTTATACACACCAAAATTACCCATAGGTGAACAATGCCATTTCCTCAGACAACGAAGAATGAATAGATGGACAAATCTCTAATCAGTGAAATCCCGATAAAAATTACAAAACCTTGGCTCCATTGACCAAGGTTTGTTTACACTTCCCTTAAACCGTTTCCTGCAGGATTGCATGTACTTGCTCCAATGTCGGCAGAGCGGTCATGGCACCTTTCGTCGATGCGGCAAGGGCTCCGGAAACAGCTGCGAAACGCACCATCTGCACCATATCTTCATGCTCCAGCGCAAGCAAGGAACGTTCCGCCTGATTTAAACAATAGAGAATCCCGGAGACAAATGCGTCCCCCGCTCCGGTCGTATCAATCGCTTCCACTTTCCAGGCAGGCACATGTGTTGTTTTTCCTTTAAACGAAACCATACAGCCTTCGCCGCCCATCGTTACAAAACGCAAAGGAATGCCATAGTGCTCCAGCGCTTCAAGCCCTGCTTCCAGATCTTTATGCCCTGTCAAGAACTCCAATTCTTCCTCGGAAAGTTTCAAAACGTCCGCCTCTCCCAGCAAGGAAAGAATCCCTTCTTTCGCAGTTGCTGCATCTTCCCACAGGGACAGGCGCAGATTTGGGTCATAAGAGACAAGCATGCCTGCTTGTTTGGCCAATCGAACCGCTTTCTTCGTCGCGCTGCGGGCCGGTTCACGAATCAGGGAAATCGAGCCTATATGCAAAATTTTATGTTCCTGAAATATGGACTCTTTGACATCCTGTTCATTCAGAAACGTATCTGCACTGGGCTGAATGTAAAAGCTAAAGCTCCTCTCGCCTGACCGATCCAATGTGACAAACACCAGCCCTGTTCGAGCTTCCTCCGCAAGCGGCATCTGACGCACATCCACTCCATGCGTTTCCAATGTATCCCGCAAAAACACACCCAACACATCATTGCCGACTTTCCCCAAAAATGTTGACTTGCCGCCCAATTTGGCAATGCCAACCGCCACATTGGCAGGCGCTCCGCCAGGCGATTTCTGATATGTCGAATTTTCCGAATCAAGTGGGATAAAATCGATTAACGCTTCCCCAAGACTGATGACTCCGTTCACTCGCTCCACTCCTATGTATCAATTTTGCACCTGAGACAAATGTCTGTATGACACCACAGCAATCGTCCCTATTTTCAAATGAACTCGTTACTGCCAAAATTGCTACTTTGTCAGTTCAAGAAATTGTCTTGCATCGGCAATCGAAACATCGACAGCGCTTTGCCAGAAGTCCGGTTTTGTCAGATCTGCACGTAGATGTTTCGCTGCCAATTCTTCCACAGTCATCGACCCCGTATCGCGCAGCAATGCTACATACCTGTCTTCAAAACTTGCACCTTCCTGCAGTGCTTGCGCGTAAATGCCGGAACTGAACAAAAACCCGAACGTATAAGGAAAATTATAAAACGGAACATCTGTAATGTAAAAATGCAATTTGGATGCCCAAAAATGAGGGTGATATTCCGCCAGAGCATCCTTATACGCTGTTTTCTGGGCAGTCATCATCAACTGACTCAGCATCTCCATATCGACAAGGCCGTTTTTCCTCTCTTCATAGAAACTGGTTTCGAACAGGAAGCGGGCATGAATATTCATGAAAAAAGCGACAGCCCGTTCCACTTTCTCATCCAGTAACACGATTCGCTCCTCGTCTGATGCCGCTTGTCGCAATGCGGCGTCCGATACGATCATTTCGGCAAACGTCGAAGCGGTTTCGGCTACATTCATCGCATAATTTTGCGCCAATGCCGGCATATCTTCCATCACATATTGGTGATACCCGTGTCCCAATTCATGTGCCAATGTCGATACATTGGAAGATGTTCCGGAGAATGTCAGGAAGATGCGCGTCTGCCCGCTGACCGGAAATCCTGTGCAGAATCCGCCGGGACGTTTCCCAGGGCGATCTTCCGCTTCGATCCAGCGGTTGCGAAACGCCTGTTCTGCAAATGCCGCCATTTTCGGGCTGAACCGTTGGAAATGTTGAAGAATAAATTCGGCTGCTTCTGCATAACTGACTTGTTTCGTCGTTTTTCCAAGGGGGGCGGAAACGTCATGCCAGCTGAGCCGTTCCAGACCCAGCAGCTTTGCTTTGCGATGCAAATACTGCACGAAAATATCTTTGTTCCGGTCGATTACATCCCACATCGTTTGCAACGTCTGCTCGGACATGCGGTTGATCGCGAGCGGTTCCTTCAACACGGAATTCCAGCCCCGATGTTTGTAAACGGCAAGCCGGAACCCGGCCAAGTGATTGAGCGCATCCGCACAAAAGTCCGCTTGTTCGGCCCAGGCTTCTTCCCATTTTTGAAATACGGCCGCGCGTTCCTCCCGCTTGCTGCTGGCTAACTTATTGGCCGCTTGTCCGACAGATACCGCTGCCGTCTCGCCATTTTCCTCAAGCGGTATGCTCATTCTGCCAACAGTCGTATCATACAGGGATTCCCAGGCATGATAGCCGTCAACCGCCAAATCATTCACCAACACTTCCTGCTCCGGCGGCAATTTTTCGATCGCCTGTGTCCTTCTTTCATTCAGCGGAAAGGCAATCCCTTGCAGCGATTCCGCTTGCCGCAAAAGCTGGCTCCATACATCTGCATCCACTTTTAAAATGGCTTTGTCCAACAATGTCCAAACAGAAGAATACTGTGCATACAAGCTCTTTACCTGTCCATTTAAAAGAACGGCCTTTTTATCTTTCGTGTCTTGCGCCATCAGGCATCCCACAAACGACATCGCCTGCGCAATCCGTTTCTGCACATCTTGCAGGCGTTCGACCACCTGCTGAAAATCATCCCCATCCTCTGCAGACTGGGGAATATGTAAATGTTGCAAGTGCTGCAACAACTGTTGAACATCCATATCCAACTTTGAAATATACTGAGCAAATTCCGGAGAACTGCTTCCACCGGGAAAGAACACATCCAGGTCCCATGTTTGATTATATGATTGCATCAAGCTTTCCACCTTTGATTAAAATGCATCTCGTTTCCACTCAAGTTTATTATAAATTTTCCAAATGGAAAAAGCGAACTGTTTTCCTTGATCCGAGGGATTTAAACCGTTTCCGAGAGAGTCAAGCCGTTTCAATGGAGTCCGCCTGTTCCAAACGCAATTCCCGGATCGCTTGTTCCCGCAGTTTGTATTTTTGAATTTTGATTCAGATTCTACATTTGGATTCGGATTCGCTTTTATAAGAACAAGTTCGTCGTTTCCCGATAACTTTTTCCGAGTCTGTAATAATGGTCAACAATACTCCCATTCAAATGTTTGTATGTTTCCGGTACGGCAGGCAACGCATCTGCCTGCTCTTGTGTTGAAACCACTTGCCCAGGCTCCACAAAACGATGATCGCCGATTTTTACATAATTGCAAATGACTGCTCCATGCATGATCACGCAATCCCGTCCGATCAACGCACCGTAAATCGAAACATGCTGCCCGATGAACGTGTTCCGTCCGATAAATAATGGACCATGCGGCGCCGCATGATGTAAAATGCTCACAGAATCCTCAATGAAAACACCCATGGGTTTTTCTCCGACTTCGATATACTCTGCCGGATGACAATGTATGAGAACATAATCTTGTATATTGGTGCGTGGTCCGATAAACATTGGATACGACGAATCGGAGCGAATGATTGCATGAAAGCCGACAAACGCATCTTCCGCAATTGTCACATCTCCAATGATGATCGATCCCGCGCTGACCACCGCTTCCTGGCTGATGTGCGGTTTTTTTACATCCGGAACTTCTTGCATGGGCGGATTCTCATGAATGATTTGCTGCAAAGGGTACAAGCCATCCCGTTTTATCATTCGATCAACTCCCTTCCCACCAAACATATGAGCCAAAACCTAAACATATGATTCAACACTGCCTGACATTCTGCATGTTTACGCATTTTTAAAACAAATCCATGATCACAAGGCGTATATTTGGAATAAACTATAAAGTAGGGATATATTTCACTTGGCAAGGCTGCATATCGCTTGCATGTTCAAAATATCCGTGAAATCGGGCAGAAATTCATAGAGTAGGAGGGATCGGCATGGCTACTTGGAAGCATCCAAATAAAGGGGATACCTCCTTTTCAGCAATCTGTGCGTTCATTCGCGATAAAGTGAACCAGGACAACGGGAAACATACCTTTCGGATTTACCTTGGAACAGATTCCCAAAGCCACGGGAACAGCGGAGTTACCCGCTATGTAACGGCATTAATTTTGCATACGGTGGGCAAAGGTGCAAATTTTTTTATCAAGAAGATGGATGAGCCGCTGGCACCATCCTTGCGGCAAAAAATATGGCGGGAATCCGTTCTGACATTTGAGCAGGCCATCGAATTGGATCATGAGTTATCAGATCTTTTCAACCTTTCCAATGTTGAATTTCAAATTCATGTAGATTGCGGCATGAATGGTCCCACAAAAGATTTGATCAAGGAAGTCACAAGCATGTTCATTTCGGCCGGCTATGATGTAGTAACAAAACCGGACAGCGTTGCAGCCAGCAGTGCTGCTGACCGGTTCAGCAAATAGCGGGCTTTTTCAGTGTCTTTTGTATTCCTCTTGCAATCTTGCAATGACAGCATCATAAACTTTCATATCCGTAAAAGCCTCCACAGACATATGTTCGCGATCCGGCGCATTTTGCCGGGCTTTTGGCGTTAACGTCTTATGCGTGATAATCAAATCTGCTTCTGCAGGTATCTCATATATGGATGAATTGGTCACATGAATATCGAGTTCCAGAACTTTCAGTTTCTTTTTTAGAAGCGCTGCAGCCATTGAACTTGACGCCAGCCCTGCATCACACGAAAACACAACCGTACGTATTTTCCGACAGGATTTCGGCGGCTGTCTTTCTTCAAACAACTGCTCACTCCATCTCTCCGTTTGCTGTAAAATGCCCAATTCTGTCAAATTCGGTCGGCTTATTGTATGATTCACTGCTTTGTGCAAGGGAATCCGTAAAATCATATAGCCAGTCAAAAAGGAAACAAGTGCGGAAGCCATTACACCCAACATGACAAAAGGCAAGTCATCATGTGGGGATAATACAGCCAAAATAAGGATGCTGCCGGGTGAAGCAATCGAAACAAGACCAACATCAAAAAATTGAAAGACGGCAATACCTGCGATTCCACCGGCAATGACAGAGAAGAGCAGGCGCAGGTTCATCAAAACATAGGGAAAGTATACTTCATGTACGCCTCCCAATGCATGGATAATCAATGCGGTTTTGACTCCCTTTCTCTCTTCCCCTGTCGTTCGCAGCCAATACGCCAATAAGACTCCGATGCCTGGACCCGGATTACTTTCGAGCAGAAAGAAAACAGATTTCCCCATCTCTTTCGTTTGCTGGATCCCCAAGGGCGCCAAAATGCCATGATTGATTACGTTATTAAAGAAGAAAACTTTTGCCGGTTCGATCAAAACAGAGGACAACAGCAACCAGTCGGAGTTGACAATAATCTCCAGTACATGATTCATATCTTTTATGAATGACGATACAACCTGTCCCAAAAAGGCAAAACAAATCAGTGTGAGAACAACAGCTACAATCGCTGCAATAAAATTTGCCAATAATAATTCAAAGCCAGCCGGCAGCCGATGTTCAAGCTTCTTATCGATCCATTGGATGAGCCAACCGGTAAAAAGCCCGATTGCCATCGCACCGATGATCATGGGAACGGAGCTTGCCTGTGTCAGTCCCATTGTGACAACTGCAGCAACGACAGCTCCTCTTTGTCCCCCTAACAACTTGCCGCCCGTATATCCGAATAGTACGGGAATTAACTGATTCAACATAGGGCCCACAAGAAGATTCAATTGTTCATTCGGCCACCAACCATACACGCCAAATAAAGCCCGGATCATTCCTACCACAATCAAGGCAGCGATGTTTTGATACACCATGGCGCTTAATAATCGGCCCAATTTATTCATTCCCATGGTGCCCCTTTAAAAGAATGCTCGTTTTCTCCAAGTAGCTATTTGATAAAATATCCTCCAGTTTTTTCTTGAGATCATCCGGATCAGAGGAATGGAGCGCAGCCAAAAACGAATCATCGATTAAAGCGGCGCTTATTTCACTGATCATTTTGATCTGCTCTTGCGGGATGCCCGCTGGAGCAGCAAGCAATAAAAACGTGCGTACAGGTTGTGTCTCTTCATTCACTCCCCACAACACAACTTCAGGGAAGCGAAATACGGCGACAAGCAGTTCCTTTACACCCGCTGTTTTCGCATGAATCATCGCCAGTTCATCCAATACGAAAATACCCTTCTGCTCGCGCTCTGCCAGATCGGCAAGCAACCGGTGATAATTTTGGACGGCCGGATGTGTCTCAATCGTTTTCACGATTTCATGCAACTGGACAGGAACTTCATCTGGCTTTACTTGCACCGACTCTTGAACAAAGAAATGGCGAAGTATTTGCAGCATCGCCTCGCCATAGCGGGCCATTGCCAACATTTCCGGTGCAGAGGTTTGGGATGTTTCATGTTTGCTTTTGTATCCATTCGAGAGGTTGTCGAACATACTTGTCATGGCCTCCATATCCTTTTGATCTAAAAATGGAGTCACCTGAATGACCGGGACAGTTTGCACATGTGATAACGCAACCGTCGAGATAATCATGTCGACGGCATGATGACTGTCCAGCCAAACCTGCAATTCATTTGCAGAAATAATGTCATCGATTTGAATGTTTGAAAATTCTTTTCGCAACCGGGACGCCAAGAAACGGGAAGTACCGATTCCGCTTGCACACACCACGACAACACGGTATTGTTTGGCTGTCTTGTTTTTCTTCCGAATGATGGCCGCACCGATATGCATGGTCAAATATCCGATCTCCGTAA
Above is a window of Fodinisporobacter ferrooxydans DNA encoding:
- a CDS encoding MGDG synthase family glycosyltransferase; the encoded protein is MHTIRKVLILSAEYGEGHQQAALAMKEAFMQADSSIQVEIVDYLQMVNPLLNSVTRYCLIQSVRYAPSLYGYFYNRTGKLKSSSRIQTYLNQLGIDELEQYIHDFKPDIVISTFPAPAGVMSVLKERGLTNVPTATVITDYAIHNQWIHPFTDMYFVGSEYVRRGLIARGVSEQKIYVTGIPIRSSFAAPLKKMELIQKYKLDPNLPTVLLMGGSYGVLSDITSIGEELLKFARPIQVLIVCGRNEKLYSHFQKRSDDASNLARIFGFTHKINELMAISDLIITKAGGLTVSESLAMELPMLLYRPIPGQEQQNSKFLVQSQVALLAKTRNQVSDHLHTLLQAETADILQTMKKNMKRLKKPFAANQIVDLVIRKASINDSISQRSQSLETWTSEQIW
- the metH gene encoding methionine synthase; amino-acid sequence: MKQKILILDGAMGTMLQQANLTAEDFGGEEYEGCNEYLNLTRPDVIRSIHEQYLDAGADIIETNSFGGTPLVLAEYGLQDKAWEINFESARLAREAADLYSTSDWPRYVAGSMGPTTKTLSVTGGTTFDELAENYFVQAKALMQGGVDVLLVETAQDMLNVKAAGIGIRRAFADLKKEVPVMISGTIEPMGTTLAGQNIEAFYISLEHLQPISVGLNCATGPEFMRDHLRTLSDLAVTHVSCYPNAGLPDENGHYHESPASLAKKLAGFAEQGWINVAGGCCGTTPEHIRAMAETLRQYKPRNPAQGHLPVVSGIEPLYIEEDNRPLIVGERTNVIGSKKFRRLIAEGSFEEAAEIARAQVKKGAHVIDVCLADPDRDEINDMRQFLKYVVNKVKVPLMIDSTDAEVLELGLKHSQGKAIINSINLEDGEERFEKVCPLIQKYGAAVVVGTIDEQGMAVTRERKLEVAKRSYDLLVHKYGIHPQDIIFDPLVFPVGTGDEAYIGSATETVEGIRLIKEALPDCQSILGVSNVSFGLPAAGREVLNAVFLYHCTKAGLSYAIVNAEKLERFASIPEEERQMAEQLLFATNDQTLAAFTAFYRDKKVVEKKVATNLSLEERLANYVVEGSKEGLLDDLNEALSKYSPLDIINGPLMAGMGEVGRLFNNNELIVAEVLQSAEVMKASVAFLEPFMERSDSAVKGRILLATVKGDVHDIGKNLVEIILGNNGYQIINLGIKVPPEQLIEAYRREKPDMIGLSGLLVKSAQQMVVTAQDLKNAGIDVPILVGGAALTKKFTDQKIAPQYEGLVVYAKDAMDGLDIANRLSDGEERQQLIQQLRESRQSNVMDSGKKAVPASAATQERVSTVRRDAPVFLPPDFERHVIRDYPVSYLQPYLNLQMLLGKHLGYRGNVEKKLAEGDEKILQLKETVDELLQEARTDRIIQAHGMYRFFPAQSKGETVYVYDPLDHSKILETFTFPRQENDLHLCLADFVRPVESGVMDYVAFLAVTTGHGIRALSTKWKEAGEYLRSHVLQALALELAEAFAERVHHMIRDMWGFPDPADMTMRERFIAKYQGIRVSFGYPACPNLEDQEQLFRLLQPQDIGIQLTDGHMMDPEASVSAMVFSHPDARYFNVDA
- a CDS encoding aminoimidazole riboside kinase, with the translated sequence MNGVISLGEALIDFIPLDSENSTYQKSPGGAPANVAVGIAKLGGKSTFLGKVGNDVLGVFLRDTLETHGVDVRQMPLAEEARTGLVFVTLDRSGERSFSFYIQPSADTFLNEQDVKESIFQEHKILHIGSISLIREPARSATKKAVRLAKQAGMLVSYDPNLRLSLWEDAATAKEGILSLLGEADVLKLSEEELEFLTGHKDLEAGLEALEHYGIPLRFVTMGGEGCMVSFKGKTTHVPAWKVEAIDTTGAGDAFVSGILYCLNQAERSLLALEHEDMVQMVRFAAVSGALAASTKGAMTALPTLEQVHAILQETV
- a CDS encoding M3 family oligoendopeptidase is translated as MQSYNQTWDLDVFFPGGSSSPEFAQYISKLDMDVQQLLQHLQHLHIPQSAEDGDDFQQVVERLQDVQKRIAQAMSFVGCLMAQDTKDKKAVLLNGQVKSLYAQYSSVWTLLDKAILKVDADVWSQLLRQAESLQGIAFPLNERRTQAIEKLPPEQEVLVNDLAVDGYHAWESLYDTTVGRMSIPLEENGETAAVSVGQAANKLASSKREERAAVFQKWEEAWAEQADFCADALNHLAGFRLAVYKHRGWNSVLKEPLAINRMSEQTLQTMWDVIDRNKDIFVQYLHRKAKLLGLERLSWHDVSAPLGKTTKQVSYAEAAEFILQHFQRFSPKMAAFAEQAFRNRWIEAEDRPGKRPGGFCTGFPVSGQTRIFLTFSGTSSNVSTLAHELGHGYHQYVMEDMPALAQNYAMNVAETASTFAEMIVSDAALRQAASDEERIVLLDEKVERAVAFFMNIHARFLFETSFYEERKNGLVDMEMLSQLMMTAQKTAYKDALAEYHPHFWASKLHFYITDVPFYNFPYTFGFLFSSGIYAQALQEGASFEDRYVALLRDTGSMTVEELAAKHLRADLTKPDFWQSAVDVSIADARQFLELTK
- a CDS encoding ribonuclease H-like YkuK family protein, which produces MATWKHPNKGDTSFSAICAFIRDKVNQDNGKHTFRIYLGTDSQSHGNSGVTRYVTALILHTVGKGANFFIKKMDEPLAPSLRQKIWRESVLTFEQAIELDHELSDLFNLSNVEFQIHVDCGMNGPTKDLIKEVTSMFISAGYDVVTKPDSVAASSAADRFSK